tctcctcccaagaagaaagctcagaggaagatgatactggacgaatcttctgaggaatcagatgtccctctggtcaaaacgaagaagagaaagcctgatgatggtgatgatagtgataatgaggatggtcctcctaagaagaagaagaagaagcaggtcagaatcgttgtgaagcctactcgggtggaaccagctgctgaagtggtcagaaggactgaacctcctgccagagtgactagatcatcagcacattcaagtaagtctgcacttgcttctgatgatgatttgaatttatttgatgcactccctatttctgccatgctcaaacactcctcaaatcccctcactcctattcctgaatcccaaccagctgcacaaaccacctctccaccacattccccaaggtcttcattttttcaaccttctcctactgaagcatctctctggaatttgcttcagaaccaaccctctaggtcagaagaacctacctctcccatcaccattccatacaacccacttgaacaaccagagcctacccacacacaacctggacccagaacctctgatcactcttccacagcctatacacctgtatccttcccgaccaatgttgctgattcttctccctccaataactctgaatccaatagaaaattcatggaggttagaaaagaaaaggtgtctaccttagaagagtactatctcacttgtccaagccctaggagatatcctggccctagacctgaacgtctagttgaccaagatgaacctatcttggccaatcctttacaagaggcagaccctttggctcaacaagctcaccctgtccctgaccaacaagagcctattcaaccagaacctgaacccgaacaatcagtgtctaaccaatcctcggttagatcaccccatcctctggttgaaacttcagaccctcaccttggaacctctgaacccaatgctcaaatgattaacattggttctccacaaggtgcctctgaagctcatagcagcaatcacccagcctctcctgaaaccaacctctccataattccttatactcacctccaacccacatctctctctgagtgcatcaatattttctgtcatgaagcctctttgcggctccgcaatgtgcacggtcagactgacctcagtgagaatgctgaacgtgtggctgatgagtggaacaatctgggcacttggctagtggctcaagttccaattatgatgcagctcctgcatgcagagggaagtcagaggattgaggctgccaagcaaaggtttgctcgaagggtggctcttcatgaacaagaacagagaaataagcttcttgaagctattgaagaagccaagagaaagaaggctcaagcagaagaagctgcacgtctagcagcagctcaagctgaacaagccagacttgaggcagaacgacttgaagctgaggctgaagctcttagatgccaagcacttgcaccagtagtgtttactcctgatgcttctgcttccattccagatcctcaagctgctcagaatgttccttccagttctactcagtcaagctcatccagactcgacatcatggaacagcgtcttgacactcatgaatccatgctaattgagatgaagcacatgatgatggaacttctgcgacgaactgataaaccttagttttttaggatctcttcgttttttctttttctttaacgttgttttatttttgttaaactctgtttctttttatttagttattctactttgttcgtttgtgattatatatgcatatctatatatattttgtgtcacatatgtttgcaaaaatctttttattcatactatttttatgtttacatcatacattctttccctaaagtctagaatggaggatctctcctcattcttctgcactcctggcgctgctctgacctatccgtctccagacgctccagtacatgctggatgttgctgagcctgttctttagctcatccctctccagaatctcttctgcagtcttgagcttctcttccaaactctctttttcttccagcagcttgagttcaagccggctgagttcttgcacctcctcaacgaaggcaagaaattccttcaggtctctctccaactctggacgcaggtcctcttccagcagtgtccgtgttagctccgagatggtcgttgtaccctctggatgcctgatgttcaggaacaagtcctcctcgaaggccttcttcctcagctcttctagtgctacgatgtatgatgccatttttttttactgaaattgttcgaggtgtgaagcttacctttctctccaacgctttatataggcttcactttctctctgaaagttaatgctcctacagtttctcgaggttaagttcttggtaactgacccttctctttactcccttgaccggtagtaaacgttcttctctgcattaactcttctatttatttcgcctaactctgattcttgcatcgttttcttttctttaaacttagaccttctctaagggggagtaccttgtacttcaagctaagtttttcacaccccaagctttttgcttatgacaaaaagggggagtaaacccagtttttgatgtttaagatgtgttagtgtgaattatttttcttttggagaatttaagagttccaccttcatgaccatagatgtgtcactgggaaaatacaaggaatacatttcacttcttctgaagtgattctagttgactctgatacccaagactctgataccttgtccatgactctgattacttatgcgctctgattactcgattttcatctatgtcataagtttttcactctgaactcttatatcatttagctcagaatctagactttactaacgttttcatcaagtattagattcagggggagctaagctcagaatcaagcagtgacttgaattcagaatgagcaagataaactattcacatcaggataagtattattctatatctctaaactctgagtgaattcagtttaatgtttaagaattgttcatcaaaaatcttagttttgtcatcatcaaaaagggggagattgtaagatcaagttttgatctagtagtacaactctatgttttgatgattataagttaaccttttgatatgaacaattgtggtactctaacgtgtttttctgagtgtgctacttacaggctctgacctcaactcaatctcacacaaatcagaagcactgtgtataaagagtgacccaagcaacgctttcgcattcaccatgttcagtatgaacagtggaaaagcttcagaagttctgaagctatacaaactctgatgtggactcagtcgctagaagctctgaagatccagaaagtctgataaccaagaaacactgaaggctcagatgttctgatggtgtagaagactctgaagatccagaagctgattagtgaagttctgatgtccgggagcaagaaactctgaaggccatgttcttccctctgagttcagaatcagaagatacaatggtcagaggatctgtgctttccctctgactctgatcaaccggcttcacaagttccaatatgaagcattcccctgatcagaagtctcctaggtttaaaggtcgcgtcgctatccaagtacaaaagcaactgtacctccctgacgacctacctaacgttctcagccacagcagaagctggattttccagaactgccctccaacggtagcatttcccatgcatcgctcaaccctaatccttggagtatataaagaggctgaagactgaaagaaacggctagaagaagcattcacatacgcaagacatattcaaaatcttctaagttttctttcatctgaaattcattgagtttactattagctttttagaagcaaatctcttgtaaacaattctttgataaacagtttgtttagttcctttaggagatcaaggttgatcggatcctagagaagactaagagagtgaatcttagtgtgagctaagtcagtgtaattgttagtcacttgtaggtttcaagtgcagttgtaactcttacctgattagtggattgccttcattctaagaaggaagaaatcaccttaacgggtggactggagtagcttgagtgatttatcaagcgagccaggataaaatccttgtgtgcttttctatctcttatctttagcacttaagttctcgaaagatttgtcaaaatctttaaggtggaagttttatactgaaaacgttattcaaaccccccctttctaccgtttttcataccttcagtattGTCTTTTGAATTCTTATGAGAATAATTGGTTTTGTAGGTCGAGTCATGATCAAAGttgtttcattttatttattcatcACCAGTACTATTTGATCACTGAACTTTGTAACTCAAATGTAGATGTCAAACTGGGTCGTGTATCGCATATTTCTGAAGCAGGATGCGAGAGGGTCTAATGAGGAAAGCTCCAACGGTGGTGGACATTTTTAAAGTATTGAGGTCAATGATTTCAATGAGAAGAGTTAAAGTTTCTTAGATCTTCCCCCGATGTCCCCTTCCTAAGTGAGGGCGATGTGAATCTGCTTAAAATGTTCCAATTCCATGCCTTCCTTATTGTTTCCAATATTTATCACTATTGCAAAATAATTTATGATAAAGAATGTCATGTCCTGACAAATAATGAtgagttttaaaattaacattttgattATCAATAAAGAAAGGGCAGTACAACCCTCTAGACTAGAGAGGCATGTGAGAGACACATCTACAACATGTTATTCTCAAATACTTTGAATAAAATATCAACTACATTTGaaagagtttttttatttaataatactAATGAATTTAGTTTAACCCTCATCGAAAAAATTAACCAAAATCTAATTCAAAAGTTAAGAGTAACCATATTTAAATTAGTCATTTTTTAATTCGAGAATACTCATGTTAAATTTTATGAATATTGATCATTAGTGAGATGATATCTTAACTAAATCAAATTTCAaacataaattttttatatagtTAAACATAGCTTGATAAAAAATATGATCAAAGAACTttgatttgtttattttattttatttttgttaatgagTGTTATGACTTGAGGCGACCCCAAACTCGGTTTAAGTCACACTTCAAATCCACTAAACTAAACGATTAGGACTTGAGGTTGCGTATTCTCCGAGTTTGGCGATCCCAAACTTATTTTAAGGAACATGTCACACATCAAGTCCTCTATAAGCTCATCGCTTAGGACTTGGGGAGCTCAATGACCCTAAACCCCGACCTTGGAAGTTTGTGTACCTTCCGAGTTCTGCAAACCCCAAACACGGTTTAAGGCACGAGTCACAATTTAAATATACTaagctcaaaactttggacATGGGGTTGTGTACCTCCTCCGAGTTCGACGATCTCAAGCCAGATCAGAACGAGTCACACTtcaattttaattcattttgaAACGCGCGATATTAAAAAGCCTTTTACATTTTTATAAACATTATTATTTACCATGTTTAATAAAATACAAAAGTTAGGAAAATCATTTGAAGgattgaatttaattttcttaaaaataGAAATTACACTTATagtataatattaaattataaattttagtgAAGTTTATTCTTATTGCTAAAAAGTTAAACAAGTttcatatatttaaaattttgaaataatttattatttaatatgtttattcaatagttttttttacaactgaatttcataTTACTAATAAAAGACCAATGAGCTGGCCAAAATCAACAAATGACGACTCCTgctaggggtgggaataggccaggccgttcgtaggggcctatggcctagcctaccacaggcccaggccaggccagaccaaattggtaaatagccaaggcttaggctttttgaaaagcctatttagttaaaaaggccAGGCTCAGGCCATTCAACAAGCCTTGTAAGCCTTACAGgctagcctatttaagtaaatatgattagtattttttggtaaattgtaaatatgataagtataaatatattttacccttgatgatgtctatatattaaaaatttataataatatcttgatattatatacttattgagaTTTTAgtatatttaagcaaattgacttatataacgattcaaagttataagtctttttaaaaataaatatatgacgtatttaaatatcttaatatggcgtgtgattttaaattggctcttcaactctaagaaaccaacataatctcGTTTAGTTTCATCACGACCTATTAGCTGATAATATTATAAGTCTGATTgttgaaaatattattttagtataatttaacccgttagcttataagtttgatAACTTCTTTACAGATAAATTTATTAACAAACGTAAAACTCTTGTTGTGAAACGGGTCTTTAAACAGGCTACCAGGCCAAGCCAGGCTTTCGGAAGGCCCAGGCCAGGCTCGAAAAAAAGCCTTTGATAGGCCATAGGCCAGGCTCAggccttaagatttttaaacagGCTAAGCCTATTTAAGTAAAGCCTACCTAGGCCtagcctattcccacccctaacTCCTGCCCCCCTCCCCCCGTTTAAacagtgaattttttttttgataagcatttAAACAATGAAAGTGACTTTtctgaaaaatgataaaaagTTTTTACATTGtaaacattattttttattatgttaacaaaatattaaaatcattaaatgatttaaaaaactgatgtctttcttctttttcgtgaGTAATTGTCATTcttaaaaagagaataaataatttAAGCCCAAATCCCTGGTCCGCTCATCGCCCTATgccagcgctcctgggcgagggaccctggggtctcacCCAGTCCAAGCTCCAACTGATTCAGAGAACACCTCCAAAATCTGCCTAGAGGAATTTCTCAAAACCCCCCACCTATACCACTCAACCCTGGATTGCCCAAGGAGGACTCATCCACATTAAATTTAAGAACATTTTCTGAAGGGGTGTACCAGATAGAAGAACGAGGATTGGAGCCACTTGACTTAAGCGATATTGCCACAAAATTTAGAAGGAAGTCAGTTATAGCAAAATGGCAGTCTTTTCGCCAAGCTTTAATCCATCAAGCTATTATTCTTGAGATGTGCATATCCCAAATGTTTTCTATACCAAACCTCGGATTTGGGAAGATTAGATTATTTCTATCTAACCAAATGCTCCAACATAGAGAAAAAGTAATCAATTCCCAAAGCACTAGATCTGAAACACGCCTCAAGGTTACGTGGTATGCATCAGCTCATGCCTTCTCGAGAGAGAATTGAGCACCATAACAAATCCTCCAGTAGAATGTGCCAGATTGGCTGATCTCTGTGCATATTTCGGGTTCTTGAACTTGAAGCCAGGAGGGAAACCATGCTTCTTGTAGCAATCCTCAACAGTATGCCCCATTTTTCCACAGTAAGAACATTTCTTGCTTGAGTATCTATTGTTTCCTGAGCTAGATTGACAACCTCCATAATTGGATTGAGAATTCCTGTTATGATCTGACTGTGACCCTCTATTATCATTAGAATTCTCTCGTGAAGCTATCAGTGCCCTTGATCCAGAGACATTCTCAAAAGAAAATTGTCTTTCTTGCTGAGCAATGAGGGCAAAAACCCGATTCACATTGGGTAAATTGTCTAACAACATCAATTGGGATCTAACCCCAGAAAATTGATCATTCAAACCTCTGAGAAACCTAACTACCTGATTCTTATTACGTTCATCCTCAATATTCTTGATTGCTCCACAAGCACAACGAGGATTACAAGTGCATACAGGCAATGGATTCAGAATATCCAATTCATCCCAGAGAGTTTTCATACTTGTATAGAATTTTGAGACAGAATTGTCACCTTGTTTCAGACTGAAGATCTCTTCTTGAAGTTCTGAGATTCTGAACAGATCTGCTTGAGCGAATCTTTCACGAAGCTCCTTCCATACATCTGTTGCCTTGTCTCGCCATAGAATCGACTGAGCAATCTCCACGCTGATCGATTTGATTAGCCAACTCAACACAAGCATGTTGCATCGCTGCCAGAAAGGAAGAACGGGATGATCTTGTGGCGGCTCTGCGATCGTTCCATCAACGAAACCCAGCTTGTTCTTCGTGAGAAGACTCATCTTCATAGCTCTTGCCCAGTTGTGGTAGTTGCCTTCTGAGAGTGGCGGTGACACCAACACGGTGGAAGGACTCTCGTTCGGGTGGATGTAGAGAGTGTGGGAAGCGGTTTGTGCATCTTGCACTGTGAATGGGTATGGCGCTTGTTCAGCCGCCATTGATGCGCGCAGCAGAGCTCTCTCTCTAAGAGAGCTCTGCTCTCTCTCTAagagagctctgataccataacaAATTGATGATACCAAGAAACTTCAACTGAAGCCTCTAACAGAAAATCTTATTGATCAAAACTGAATGAATGAATCGTAAATTGTACAGTAGCTATGCTTATATACAATGACAATCTAACTAACCTAACCAGCCTAACAACCAAGTAACTGAACCAGTAACCGTGGTTAGTAGTGGTAAGGAAAGGTAAAAAGGtaaaagtaattttatttaCTATCTAATACACCACAAGCTCCATATCGACTCACAATGAAGGAGAAGATGGCTGGTAGATTCCACAACGGCGCCACAAATACTACAAAGCCCCTCGTTTTCCACCAGCTTTTGCAAATTCTTTGACGACAATCTTGTTCAAAGCGGCTTGCCAAAGAAAAATGACCACTCTTGGGGGAGCAATTTTCCAGACTTTCTTGGAGATAATCAGCGGATAAGCACCAAGGATTTTGATCTCCACAAAGTTTTAAATAGCCTTAACCGAGAAAACACCAATCTGGTCAACCAACCAAAGGAGCCACGTCTGCACCTGGACTTGGTAAAacataatttataaatttgaaCAGTTTTGCTTTCTCTTCCAATTCTCATCCAAAGCATTGTCTACGAAAATCCACTGACTAGATGTAAACAATATTTGTgatattacattttttttaatgttttactATTTTACCATTTCATTTAatatttgttatttattttatttccaatgagtattaaaaaatatttaaattatttaattgaaaagtttatgtttaatccaaaaaaattaaaagttaattacaaataaaaaatttattttacaaaCTATTAAGGTAAATGATTTAGAGTCATTAAATATTTACtataattttgaaatattaaattagtgattatgatattattttattttaattagctATTATTGTATTTTTGtatctaataatatttaataattgtaaaatttcaaaattattaattatttcaaataaGAGATGGCATGTTGAGGTTATTGAACATTTAAGTAGTTTCTTAAGTGAAATTTTATAAACATATTACAAttgaatttaataaattttatactaTTTTGTAtattacttaaaaaaattaattttttaaatgaatttacAATGTGGTATTTTATGTtagttttttaatatattttaaatttaaatgatttAATCATTTATATACTTTCCATAAATTTAGAACATATTAAATATTCAAAATTATTATTctgtaaaatattaatatagGCTAGTTAGaattagaatttttttactTTGAAATAATAACAGTCAGTGACTATGATATTATTTTATGCTTATAAATGAATAGTTATTGCATTtcatttgaaaatgaaatgatttttaataattataacatttaaaattaataattatttaaaatatcaaataacatcttttttttttgaaatacatATGAGAGaacatgttaatttttttattatttgaatAAATACTTGATTAACCACATAGtttcaatttaattatttttaaattaaataatgggTACTATTTTTTCTTTACTAAGTTTTTATCCCTCTCGGTTTTCTTAgtgtaaggttttaatgaggcacattctcTAAGTATGAATACCATAGATGATCTTGGTTGATATATTTCGCTTTAAAAGAAATCAAataatttattgattttttttaaacaatgatTATTagtgtattattttttttacagcaaaagaTAGATAGGTAAATTTCATGAGAACAATCTCTTACAAATATGACAAATCAACAAAATCCCACCAATCAATACCACTCCAAAGACCACACCTAAGGAAcgtgcctcgttaaaaccttcaTAGAAATAACccattgggataaaaaccttgtaaagaaaaaagagtacacgATCTCTTAAAAGTGCATTTGAGTCTCGCTAAGCAAAAACAACAAACAGAACatctatattatatataaagggagagtttgtgCAGCCTTGGGGCAAACCTGTCATTCaataattaattccaaaaactGTGAAAGATGAGCAtggatattttagtaaaaatgcattttatttcactTAGATTGAATCTCAGCCGTTGATTCACAAGGATTTGAGTTTTTAATTGCATCATATTCACTCTTTCATTCCATTCCATTTAAAACCTCtcatctgtaagatcaagttttgatctagtagtacaactctatgttttgatgattacaagttaaccttttgatatgaacaattgtggtactctaacgtgtttttctgagtgtgctatttacaagctctgacctcaactcaatctcacacaaatcagaagcactgtgtataaagagcaacccaagcaacgctttcgcattcaccatgttcagtatgaacagtggaaaagcttcagaagttctgaagttatacaaactctgatgtggactcagtcactagaagttctgaagatccagaaagtctgataaccaagaaacactgaaggctcagatattctgatggtgtagaagactctgaagatccagaagctgattagtgaaattctgttgtccagaagcaagatactctgaagaccatgttcttccctctgagttaagaatcagaagaaacaatggtcagaggatctgggctttccctctgactctgatcaaccggcttcacaagttccaatatgaagcattcccctgatcagaagtctcctaggtataaaggtcaagtcgctatccaagtacaaaagcaactgtaccttcctgacgacctacctaacagtctcagacacagcagaagctggattttccagaactgccctccaacggtagcatttcccatgcaacgctcaaccctaatccttggagcatataaagaggctgaagactgaaagaagcggcgagaagcattcacatacgcacaAGACATactcaaattcttctaagctttctttcatctgaaattcattgagtttactattagctttttagaagcaaatctcttgtaaacaattctttgataaacagtttgtttagttcctttaggagatcaaggctgatcggatcctagagaagactaagagagtgaatcttagtgtgagctaagtcagtgtaattgttagtcacttgtaggtttcaagtgcagttgtaactcttacctgattagtggattgccttcattctaagaaggaagaaatcaccttaacgggtggactggagtagcttgagtgatttatcaagtgaaccaggataaaatccttgtgtgcttttctatctcttatctttagcacttaaagttctcggaagatttgtcaaaatctttaaggtggaagctttatactgaaaacgttattcaaacccccccccctttctaccgtttttca
This is a stretch of genomic DNA from Lotus japonicus ecotype B-129 chromosome 1, LjGifu_v1.2. It encodes these proteins:
- the LOC130745298 gene encoding uncharacterized protein LOC130745298 → MAAEQAPYPFTVQDAQTASHTLYIHPNESPSTVLVSPPLSEGNYHNWARAMKMSLLTKNKLGFVDGTIAEPPQDHPVLPFWQRCNMLVLSWLIKSISVEIAQSILWRDKATDVWKELRERFAQADLFRISELQEEIFSLKQGDNSVSKFYTSMKTLWDELDILNPLPVCTCNPRCACGAIKNIEDERNKNQVVRFLRGLNDQFSGVRSQLMLLDNLPNVNRVFALIAQQERQFSFENVSGSRALIASRENSNDNRGSQSDHNRNSQSNYGGCQSSSGNNRYSSKKCSYCGKMGHTVEDCYKKHGFPPGFKFKNPKYAQRSANLAHSTGGFVMVLNSLSRRHELMHTT